One stretch of Pseudoalteromonas shioyasakiensis DNA includes these proteins:
- a CDS encoding methylamine utilization protein, giving the protein MCCAANVFAADISFTVRDQFGEPLADAVIELQGNKNLVHTQLPVAVMDQVNKQFSPNVLVIQQGQSVDFPNSDNIRHHVYSFSSAKPFNIKLYADRPEKPELFDNAGVVVLGCNIHDSMVGYIYVANGANTLKTAQDGKVQLKDITVPTNITIWHPNQASEINKKLSVTVTEQAADITIETNAPAPRNTFGEMFKADNDS; this is encoded by the coding sequence ATGTGCTGCGCTGCGAATGTATTTGCAGCGGATATTTCATTTACCGTTCGAGATCAATTTGGTGAGCCTTTAGCCGATGCTGTAATTGAATTACAAGGTAATAAAAATTTAGTGCACACGCAGTTGCCTGTCGCAGTGATGGATCAGGTTAATAAGCAGTTTTCACCTAATGTATTGGTAATACAGCAAGGTCAGTCTGTTGATTTTCCTAATAGTGATAATATTCGCCATCATGTTTATTCTTTTTCCAGCGCTAAACCTTTCAATATTAAGCTATATGCTGACCGTCCAGAAAAACCAGAGTTATTTGATAACGCCGGGGTGGTAGTCCTAGGCTGTAATATTCACGATTCTATGGTGGGTTATATCTATGTAGCAAATGGCGCTAATACACTAAAAACAGCACAAGATGGCAAAGTACAATTAAAAGATATTACAGTTCCAACGAATATAACGATTTGGCACCCAAATCAAGCAAGTGAAATTAATAAAAAATTATCAGTCACTGTAACTGAACAAGCTGCTGATATTACAATTGAAACAAATGCACCTGCACCGCGTAATACGTTTGGTGAGATGTTTAAGGCAGATAATGATTCATAG
- a CDS encoding sulfurtransferase produces the protein MKNIVSPEWLNEHLSHDNLIIFDAGMVRPGLPGEYAPKAMLPNAQRFDFKKTLADNSNPVPSMMCSSEQFTEHMQRAGVNQDSLIVIYEDQGLFSSARAWWMFKAMGFDNVKVLSGGLAKWQALGFATQASYSAASGQGNFVASPRVNYFISAEQVLNSLDEQSTLTLDARPYERFTGEQAEPREGMRSGHIPNSRSLSLASVLNNGELKPLSELQILFDQHIAAHHTQLQFSCGSGVTACAIALCADECGYSNLRVYDGSWSEWGARHELPIETGPHQ, from the coding sequence ATGAAGAACATAGTCTCGCCAGAATGGCTTAACGAGCATTTAAGCCATGATAATTTGATCATTTTTGATGCTGGAATGGTACGCCCTGGTTTACCGGGAGAATACGCACCTAAAGCTATGCTGCCTAATGCACAGCGTTTTGATTTCAAAAAGACGCTGGCAGATAACAGCAATCCTGTACCAAGTATGATGTGCAGTAGCGAGCAGTTCACAGAACATATGCAGCGTGCTGGGGTTAATCAAGACTCACTGATTGTGATTTATGAAGACCAAGGTTTATTCAGTTCAGCGCGTGCGTGGTGGATGTTTAAAGCAATGGGCTTTGATAACGTAAAGGTTTTAAGTGGTGGTTTAGCTAAGTGGCAGGCACTTGGCTTTGCAACACAAGCCAGCTATTCAGCTGCTTCTGGTCAAGGCAACTTTGTTGCAAGCCCTCGTGTTAATTACTTTATCAGTGCTGAGCAAGTACTTAACTCACTTGATGAGCAAAGCACACTAACACTCGATGCTCGCCCTTATGAGCGATTTACAGGTGAACAGGCCGAGCCGCGTGAAGGCATGCGTAGTGGGCATATTCCAAATAGTCGCAGTTTATCACTTGCAAGTGTACTAAATAACGGTGAGCTAAAACCGCTTAGCGAGTTGCAGATATTATTTGATCAACATATTGCAGCGCATCATACTCAGTTGCAATTTAGCTGTGGTTCAGGTGTAACAGCTTGTGCAATTGCATTGTGCGCCGATGAATGCGGTTACTCTAACTTACGTGTTTACGATGGCTCATGGAGTGAGTGGGGCGCTCGTCACGAGTTACCTATTGAAACAGGTCCGCATCAATAA
- a CDS encoding capsular biosynthesis protein codes for MAFLFISRNNVHARYYKKLIRKLPLNCKVHCMGFLRLTALKYFSKAIKIDFSKIISEQLLRKQARNDLWCNPLLIKAYSKVMQFVEQCRYAKYYDLLKSEPPEALVIWNGNKLPNVTVCIAAKSLGVTTYFYENGLLPGTTSLDPQGINFAASVPRDSQFYLNFDPQGKLPFSAPDLIPRANHKKRCKFDAVELPKKYLFVPFQVPHDTQIACYSPWLKSMEEYYDAVVSAVKKLNDPELKVVIKEHPSWHKHYEHLYDKDDVAVFANGNCTRELINNAEAVITINSTVGLESLLLDKKVLTLGLACYNIDELVLHASDQATLIKCLEKLQNGWQSNSILRDKFFTYLKHVYCLPGVWKECTTEHVEAVEKRLTQQDTFAQLSQKES; via the coding sequence ATGGCTTTTTTATTTATCTCTCGCAATAATGTGCACGCCCGCTATTACAAAAAATTAATTAGGAAACTCCCCTTAAATTGTAAAGTGCACTGTATGGGCTTCCTCAGGTTAACTGCTTTAAAATACTTTAGCAAAGCGATTAAAATTGATTTTAGTAAAATAATTTCGGAACAACTACTACGTAAGCAAGCCCGAAATGATCTTTGGTGTAACCCATTACTTATCAAAGCTTACTCTAAAGTGATGCAGTTTGTAGAGCAATGTCGGTACGCTAAGTATTATGATTTATTGAAGTCAGAACCTCCTGAAGCGTTAGTCATTTGGAATGGTAATAAACTACCGAATGTTACTGTTTGTATAGCTGCGAAATCACTAGGAGTGACTACCTACTTTTATGAAAATGGGTTATTGCCCGGAACAACAAGTTTAGACCCTCAAGGTATTAACTTTGCGGCTTCTGTACCGCGAGATAGTCAATTCTATTTAAATTTTGATCCACAAGGGAAGTTGCCATTTTCTGCGCCTGATTTAATCCCTAGAGCGAATCACAAAAAGCGCTGCAAATTTGACGCAGTTGAGTTACCAAAAAAATACTTATTTGTGCCATTTCAAGTTCCACACGATACACAAATAGCTTGTTACTCACCTTGGCTTAAGTCAATGGAAGAGTATTACGATGCTGTTGTTTCAGCCGTAAAAAAGTTAAATGATCCAGAACTTAAAGTTGTTATTAAAGAACATCCTTCATGGCATAAGCACTATGAACACTTGTACGATAAAGATGATGTTGCCGTTTTTGCCAACGGAAATTGTACTCGAGAACTTATCAATAACGCTGAAGCCGTGATCACTATTAACTCGACCGTTGGCTTAGAATCTTTATTACTTGATAAAAAAGTGCTTACCTTAGGGCTTGCTTGTTACAACATTGATGAGCTTGTACTACACGCAAGTGATCAAGCTACTTTGATTAAGTGCTTAGAAAAACTACAAAATGGCTGGCAGTCCAACAGTATTCTGAGAGATAAATTTTTTACCTACTTAAAGCATGTGTATTGCTTGCCCGGTGTTTGGAAAGAATGTACAACTGAGCATGTTGAAGCGGTTGAAAAGCGCTTAACTCAACAAGATACATTCGCTCAGCTATCGCAAAAGGAAAGCTAA
- a CDS encoding EAL domain-containing protein codes for MIHSLRGRIIALCVSLVLLTSLVSLASSWWSTNRFNDQKLREDINVAENVFKQYLSAKESLLLTAAKVLTADFGFKQAIATQDADTISSVLNNHSRRINADLMLLIDLSGQLVSANTEFNHTPDEFSALMNELLINAEQSNFIVLDQTLYQVILLPVRAPRTVAYSLVGFEINDLVAAELKNLTTMDVSFIGEDDGVVETSLTKQPQTNSVLAHFNNETTQRIFGEKPVYRNRLVELPSLPGHIVSVLLSADLTQSYREFEQLFFTIIVLAAITVVIGVLTSGILAKNLTTPLSKLTLLAQQFARGNYKAEFVGKKQSSEITTLVDAFNNMGNDIKEREQQISFQASHDSLTGFYTRSAMLENMENLFAEGAEYTLVAIDIRGLRHINDKLGPRIGDDCLKAVAERIGEYSAHHNGVNARIGGDEFLTLLPADETKQFKDAVMKLVAQLQAGYLIQGLNITLRFSVGVVHCLSQNVSPEDLMRRSLIAVDTASCEHKTIHYYQEGEDEEHLERLAIIDELKQALVDDDGQLFMTYQPKLNIKTNCIDKVESLIRWQRKDGQWVSPELFIDLAEQSGVIVELTSWVVKTVVSQVAAWQQQGVTMQAAINVSAQDIAYPSFYSHLAKQLEKHDVNGRLITIELTERDMIENEDQGIKALENLKTLGVKISLDDYGVGQTSLGRLKSLPIDELKLDKCFILQLDQSRQDQYIVQSTVTLGHQLGFSVVAEGVENKESLDILVQNKCDYAQGYYLSRPLKSEQFLQWLEVYNEAS; via the coding sequence ATGATTCATAGTTTAAGAGGGCGGATCATAGCCTTATGCGTAAGCCTCGTTTTATTAACTAGTTTAGTCAGTTTAGCGAGCTCTTGGTGGTCGACTAATCGGTTTAATGATCAAAAGTTACGTGAAGATATTAATGTCGCTGAAAATGTTTTTAAGCAATATTTAAGCGCTAAAGAAAGCCTGCTATTAACGGCTGCAAAGGTACTCACAGCAGACTTTGGTTTTAAACAAGCTATTGCTACCCAAGATGCTGATACCATTAGCAGTGTATTGAATAACCATAGTCGTCGAATAAATGCTGATTTGATGTTGCTCATTGATTTATCTGGGCAATTGGTCTCTGCAAATACTGAATTTAACCATACACCTGATGAGTTTTCTGCACTGATGAATGAATTGCTCATTAATGCAGAGCAATCTAATTTTATTGTTCTTGATCAAACCCTATACCAAGTTATCTTATTGCCGGTACGTGCGCCTCGTACTGTTGCCTACAGTTTAGTGGGCTTTGAAATTAATGACCTTGTTGCTGCAGAGCTAAAAAACCTTACCACAATGGATGTGAGTTTTATTGGTGAAGATGATGGTGTTGTAGAGACCTCACTAACCAAGCAACCTCAAACTAATTCAGTATTAGCGCATTTTAATAACGAGACAACGCAACGTATTTTTGGTGAAAAGCCGGTTTATAGAAATCGACTGGTTGAACTGCCATCCTTGCCCGGGCACATAGTCTCAGTGCTGTTAAGTGCTGATTTAACCCAGAGTTATCGTGAGTTTGAACAGCTATTTTTCACCATTATTGTGCTTGCTGCGATTACGGTTGTGATAGGCGTATTGACCAGTGGTATCTTGGCTAAAAACCTCACGACACCGCTTTCAAAGCTAACCTTACTTGCTCAGCAATTTGCTCGTGGCAATTATAAAGCTGAATTTGTAGGTAAAAAGCAAAGCAGCGAAATCACCACGTTAGTCGATGCCTTTAACAACATGGGTAACGACATCAAAGAACGTGAACAGCAAATAAGTTTTCAAGCTAGCCATGATTCATTAACTGGCTTTTATACCCGTTCTGCGATGTTAGAAAACATGGAGAACTTGTTTGCTGAAGGCGCTGAATACACACTCGTTGCCATAGATATAAGAGGTCTTCGTCATATCAATGATAAATTAGGCCCGCGTATTGGTGATGATTGTTTAAAAGCAGTTGCTGAGCGTATTGGTGAATACTCGGCACATCATAATGGTGTGAATGCTCGGATTGGCGGCGATGAATTTTTAACCTTACTTCCAGCAGATGAAACTAAGCAGTTTAAAGATGCAGTAATGAAGCTTGTTGCTCAGTTACAGGCTGGCTACTTAATTCAAGGCTTAAATATTACTTTACGCTTTAGTGTTGGGGTGGTGCATTGCCTTTCACAAAATGTCAGCCCTGAGGACTTAATGCGTCGCTCGTTAATTGCTGTTGATACCGCATCTTGCGAGCATAAAACTATTCATTATTATCAAGAAGGTGAAGACGAAGAGCACCTTGAGCGCCTTGCAATAATCGATGAACTTAAACAAGCCCTCGTTGATGATGATGGCCAGCTTTTCATGACCTATCAACCAAAACTAAATATTAAAACCAATTGCATTGATAAAGTTGAGTCATTAATTCGTTGGCAGCGTAAAGATGGTCAGTGGGTTTCGCCTGAGCTGTTTATTGATTTAGCAGAACAATCGGGGGTGATTGTTGAGCTTACTTCTTGGGTTGTGAAAACCGTAGTGTCTCAAGTTGCTGCATGGCAACAGCAAGGTGTTACCATGCAGGCTGCAATTAATGTCTCTGCACAAGATATTGCATACCCTAGCTTTTACTCTCACCTTGCTAAACAACTTGAGAAACATGATGTTAATGGGCGTTTAATTACGATTGAGCTCACAGAGCGAGATATGATAGAGAACGAAGATCAAGGCATTAAGGCACTCGAAAACCTCAAAACCTTGGGTGTTAAAATCTCGTTGGATGACTATGGTGTAGGGCAAACATCTCTCGGGCGCTTAAAGTCATTACCGATTGATGAGCTAAAGCTTGATAAGTGTTTTATTTTGCAATTAGATCAGTCACGACAAGATCAATACATAGTGCAATCTACAGTTACTCTAGGTCACCAGCTGGGTTTTTCGGTTGTAGCGGAAGGCGTTGAGAACAAAGAGTCACTGGATATTTTAGTGCAAAATAAATGCGATTATGCACAAGGCTATTACTTAAGTAGACCACTAAAATCAGAGCAGTTTTTGCAGTGGTTAGAGGTGTACAATGAAGCGTCTTAA
- a CDS encoding DUF3034 family protein has product MKRLNWLFGLICLAFASSGLAASGKLLATPGVSQVEGSAGGGIVPWAQLAGYASDDEIAINGFCSRADVSDYSLDVCGAQLNIYDRVEFSYAEQRFEVPALNTDIEQSITGAKVRLYGDIVYSKWPQLSLGVQHKSLDDGSIANLLGAEDTSGTDIYLAASKLHLGALVGYNWFWNTTFRYSDANQLGLLGFGGPDSDKELLFEASTAVFLTHQIAVGVEYREKSNNLGLGEQDWQDVFVAWFPNKYVSVTAAWLDLGSIAGAKDQTGWYLSVTGYW; this is encoded by the coding sequence ATGAAGCGTCTTAATTGGTTGTTTGGGTTAATTTGCCTTGCTTTTGCAAGTTCAGGGCTCGCAGCATCGGGTAAATTATTAGCAACGCCTGGTGTCTCCCAGGTTGAAGGTAGTGCGGGTGGTGGTATTGTTCCTTGGGCACAGCTTGCAGGCTATGCAAGTGATGATGAAATAGCTATAAATGGCTTTTGTAGTCGCGCTGATGTGAGTGATTACAGCTTAGATGTTTGTGGCGCGCAACTAAATATTTATGATCGCGTTGAATTTAGTTACGCAGAGCAACGCTTCGAAGTTCCCGCATTAAATACCGATATCGAACAATCAATTACAGGGGCAAAAGTACGCTTATACGGCGATATCGTTTACAGTAAATGGCCGCAGTTGAGCTTGGGTGTACAACATAAATCACTGGATGACGGCAGTATCGCTAACCTATTAGGCGCAGAAGACACCAGTGGTACTGATATTTATCTTGCTGCTAGTAAATTACATTTAGGAGCGCTTGTTGGGTATAACTGGTTTTGGAATACCACTTTTCGTTATAGCGATGCTAATCAACTAGGTTTGTTAGGTTTTGGCGGCCCTGATAGCGATAAAGAGTTGTTATTTGAAGCGTCTACCGCGGTGTTTTTAACCCATCAAATAGCCGTTGGTGTTGAGTATCGGGAAAAGTCTAATAATCTTGGCTTAGGGGAGCAAGATTGGCAGGATGTGTTTGTTGCTTGGTTTCCCAATAAGTATGTTAGTGTCACCGCTGCTTGGTTAGACTTAGGAAGTATTGCTGGGGCTAAGGATCAAACAGGTTGGTATCTTTCTGTTACAGGGTATTGGTAA
- a CDS encoding CDP-glycerol glycerophosphotransferase family protein, which translates to MQLYFDVQHLYYIPQYLPVLKELKEKGHKVSMVFYEDQDERSLGVCRGFIYENAIVAKWLTSARETFEFYQSSDADWVVFGNTFAGAEDLNKKTVLMQHGIGPKQCYYDVSNNKMTVRFVEGEHRLQRLKTLYPEGNFIDSGYAKLDPIFNQTLESINLKNLGLDPSKKTLLYAPTFYPSSLECFSDDFPEHFNEFNIIVKPHFFSLFKPKYKKQRLKLEKWASAKNVYLANEFDFDLTPFLELADIMVSDASSAIFEFAALEKPVIWCDFYKLRWSYRGIFSYRLKARLDEDIKYFNELCARAESYKELKQLLSSSFNESAEFKEKRKEIVYKLAGLTDGHSAKRIVSYLEEHQ; encoded by the coding sequence ATGCAGTTATATTTTGATGTTCAACATCTATATTACATTCCACAGTATTTGCCTGTTTTAAAGGAGTTGAAGGAAAAAGGCCACAAAGTTTCGATGGTTTTCTATGAAGACCAAGATGAGCGTAGTCTTGGTGTATGTCGTGGCTTTATCTATGAAAATGCAATAGTTGCAAAATGGTTAACAAGTGCAAGAGAAACCTTTGAATTTTATCAGAGTTCAGATGCAGATTGGGTTGTGTTTGGAAATACATTTGCTGGCGCTGAGGATCTAAATAAAAAGACTGTACTGATGCAACATGGAATAGGTCCAAAACAATGCTATTACGATGTATCGAATAATAAGATGACAGTACGGTTTGTTGAGGGAGAGCACCGGCTTCAACGTTTAAAAACGCTTTATCCTGAAGGCAACTTTATTGATAGTGGCTACGCCAAGTTAGACCCTATTTTTAATCAGACTCTTGAAAGCATTAACCTCAAAAATCTCGGCTTAGATCCGTCAAAGAAAACTTTGCTCTATGCGCCTACTTTTTATCCAAGCTCTTTAGAGTGCTTTAGCGATGATTTCCCTGAGCACTTTAATGAATTTAATATTATCGTTAAGCCTCATTTCTTTAGCTTATTTAAGCCGAAGTACAAAAAGCAACGCCTAAAACTTGAGAAGTGGGCTAGTGCTAAGAATGTTTACCTTGCAAATGAATTCGATTTTGATCTTACTCCTTTTTTAGAACTTGCTGATATTATGGTTTCTGATGCATCGTCAGCCATTTTTGAATTTGCAGCATTAGAAAAACCTGTTATCTGGTGTGATTTTTACAAGCTGCGTTGGTCATACAGAGGTATTTTTTCTTATAGATTGAAAGCTCGATTGGATGAAGATATCAAATACTTCAATGAGTTATGTGCGCGTGCTGAAAGTTATAAAGAGTTAAAGCAGTTATTAAGTTCAAGTTTTAATGAATCTGCCGAATTTAAAGAAAAAAGAAAAGAAATAGTTTATAAACTGGCAGGTCTTACGGATGGTCACTCTGCTAAGAGAATTGTTTCTTATTTAGAGGAACATCAATGA
- a CDS encoding adenylyltransferase/cytidyltransferase family protein yields MKRVITFGTFDIFHVGHINILERAKALGDYLIVGVSSDELNFSKKGRKPVYSEADRLKIISSLKCVDEVFVEHSLELKGEYIKDHQAHLLVMGDDWAGRFDQFKQICDVIYLERTPSISTTEIIEVVRQPSNCHL; encoded by the coding sequence ATGAAACGGGTAATTACTTTTGGCACGTTTGATATTTTTCATGTGGGACATATCAATATTTTAGAGCGAGCTAAAGCACTGGGAGATTATTTGATAGTTGGTGTATCTTCTGATGAACTAAACTTCTCAAAGAAAGGTCGAAAGCCTGTATACAGTGAAGCTGATAGGCTGAAAATTATTAGTTCTTTAAAGTGTGTTGACGAAGTATTTGTAGAGCACTCTCTAGAATTGAAAGGTGAGTACATAAAAGACCATCAAGCCCATTTGCTCGTTATGGGGGATGATTGGGCTGGTCGGTTTGATCAATTTAAGCAAATTTGTGATGTGATTTATTTAGAGCGTACTCCCTCTATCTCTACAACAGAAATAATAGAAGTTGTAAGGCAGCCTTCAAACTGTCATTTATAA
- a CDS encoding group 1 truncated hemoglobin, whose protein sequence is MKTFFTFVFAVMLVGCASSNNGTLYQQLNGEQGIEKLVDSFINQIGRDEQILAYFKQTNVAHFRQGFITHLCSVTDGPCEYEGDNMVDIHTGMNISKKDFNRVVELLINAMDEQHVSQTVQNKILSRLAPLRPEVINI, encoded by the coding sequence ATGAAAACATTTTTTACGTTTGTATTTGCCGTGATGTTAGTCGGCTGTGCAAGTAGCAACAACGGCACCTTATACCAGCAACTAAATGGCGAACAAGGGATCGAAAAACTAGTTGATAGTTTTATCAATCAAATAGGCCGTGACGAACAAATTTTAGCTTATTTTAAACAAACCAATGTTGCGCATTTTCGCCAAGGCTTTATCACTCATTTGTGCAGTGTCACCGATGGCCCTTGTGAATACGAAGGCGATAATATGGTTGATATTCACACCGGAATGAATATTTCTAAAAAAGACTTTAACCGTGTGGTAGAGCTTTTAATCAATGCGATGGATGAACAACACGTTTCGCAAACGGTACAAAATAAAATCCTTAGCAGACTTGCGCCACTTCGCCCTGAGGTAATTAATATCTAG